In the genome of Fibrobacter sp. UBA4297, the window CGTGGCAGTCCCAACCGAAACCGCGGGGAACCTTCTTGCCCTTCATGGTCCAGTAACGCGGAACGATATCCTTGATGGTACCGGCAAGCAAGTGACCGTAGTGCGGAAGGCCCGTTGCAAACGGAGGGCCATCGTAGAAAGTGTACGGTTCAGTTTCCGGACGGGAATCCAGCGACTTCTTGAACGATTCATCCTTATCCCACAGGGCGAGCACGCGCTCTTCGATCTGCGGGAAGGTTTCTTCTTTCTTTACTTCACGAAACATGATTGAACCTCGGAAGGGTTTTGCTAGACGAAAGACGAGCGGTTCGACAGGCTCACCGACCATGTAAGATCCCTGAGCTTGCCGAAGGGATTGCACAATCCATCGCCAACGCAACCTAACGTTAAATTTTCGGGCGTAAAGATAGAAACTTTTGCGTAAGGCGAGTGAAGCGGGACTGTTTACAGGCCCATTTCCGAGCCTAGCAAAAGACACTCAAAGAGCGTCAAAGGCGAGAGCAGCGGCAAAAGTGTGCAAGGTGAGAAAGCGCAAAAACTTGTTTTTGCATTTTCGAACCGCAGCCACTTACGTCATAGACGTCAAACAACTAGTTGTTTTGACATTGCCGAGC includes:
- a CDS encoding class I tRNA ligase family protein; this translates as MFREVKKEETFPQIEERVLALWDKDESFKKSLDSRPETEPYTFYDGPPFATGLPHYGHLLAGTIKDIVPRYWTMKGKKVPRGFGWDCH